From the Gasterosteus aculeatus chromosome 13, fGasAcu3.hap1.1, whole genome shotgun sequence genome, one window contains:
- the dph7 gene encoding diphthine methyltransferase isoform X8, giving the protein MAWRSKTRNLQVVDTELSADAVEWCPVPSSHGVLACGTYQLQTASGEDDAPPSRTGRLYLFEFRREGSVHPPLTELQRIDTAAILDLKWCHVPFPGGAVLGIAAATGELQLHTLSDSQEGGRRLHPLCSVEVGAERLALSLDWSTGRMDSSDVRLVCSDSAGCLSVLSLAEGALASLSHWKAHDFEAWISAFSYWDTQLVYSGGDDCKLRGWDLRAAPSRPTFTSKRHSMGVCSIHSSPHREHILATGSYDEQVLLWDGRNMQRPLGGTPAGGGVWRLKWHPTDPHLLLAACMHNDFHILHCQQALEGGGGASPVVASYTLHSSLAYGADWSRLTVEEAGPRSPVAAEPKESLAESGGHLRIQYESPTTSFDTSLEDDAGRYIPEGRAAPPVTTTAGAALHPNAGAPSASYVLASCSFYDHMLHVWRWDWTPDHTALKSDLC; this is encoded by the exons ATGGCTTGGAGGTCCAAGACGCGCAACCTGCAGGTGGTCGACACGGAGCTGAGTGCCGACGCGGTGGAGTGGTGTCCCGTTCCGTCCAGCCACGGCGTCCTGGCCTGCGGCACCTACCAGCTCCAGACAGCG AGCGGGGAGGACGATGCCCCGCCCAGCCGCACTGGTCGCTTGTACCTTTTTGAATTTCGGCGGGAGGGATCCGTGCACCCTCCTCTCACTGAGCTGCAGCGCATTGACACAGCAGCCATTTTAGATTTGAAATG GTGCCATGTTCCGTTCCCGGGGGGGGCCGTGCTGGGAATAGCCGCTGCCACCGgggagctgcagctgcacacGCTGTCAGACAGCCAG GAAGGCGGCCGCAGGCTGCACCCTCTGTGCAGTGTGGAGGTGGGAGCTGAGCGGCTGGCTCTGTCCTTGGACTGGTCCACTGGAAGAATGGACAG CAGTGATGTGCGGCTGGTGTGCAGTGACTCTGCAGGCTGCCTCAGTGTGCTGTCCTTGGCTGAAGGCGCTCTGGCGTCTCTGTCCCACTGGAAGGCCCATGACTTTGAGGCCTGGATATCAGCCTTCTCCTACTGGGACACTCAGCTGGTTTACTCTG GCGGTGACGATTGTAAACTCCGGGGCTGGGACCTGCGGGCTGCCCCCTCCCGCCCCACTTTCACCAGTAAAAG ACACTCTATGGGCGTGTGCAGTATACACAGCAGCCCCCACCGGGAGCACATCCTGGCTACAGGCAG CTATGACGAGCAGGTCCTGCTGTGGGACGGCAGGAACATGCAGCGGCCTCTCGGTGGGACTCCGGCGGGTGGAGGAGTGTGGAGGCTCAAGTGGCATCCGACCGATCCGCACCTGCTGCTGGCAGCCTGCATGCACAACGACTTCCACATCCTTCACTGCCAGCAGGCTCTAG AGGGCGGTGGAGGAGCGAGTCCGGTCGTAGCATCCTACACCCTCCACAGCTCCCTGGCGTACGGAGCCGACTGGTCCCGGCTGACTGTGGAGGAAGCGGGCCCCCGCTCCCCCGTGGCGGCAGAACCAAAGGAAAGCCTTGCTGAGAGCGGGGGTCACTTGAGGATTCAGTACGAGTCTCCCACTACCAGCTTTGACACTTCCCTGGAGGATGACGCAGGGCGATACATCCCAGAGGGCAGGGCAGCGCCCCCTGTCACCACCACTGCGGGCGCTGCCCTGCACCCGAATGCAGGCGCCCCATCGGCATCTTACGTGTTGGCGAGCTGCTCCTTCTACGACCACATGCTGCATGTGTGGCGCTGGGACTGGACTCCGGATCACACTGCACTGAAATCAGATCTCTGTTGA
- the dph7 gene encoding diphthine methyltransferase isoform X3, translated as MAWRSKTRNLQVVDTELSADAVEWCPVPSSHGVLACGTYQLQTAKSGEDDAPPSRTGRLYLFEFRREGSVHPPLTELQRIDTAAILDLKWCHVPFPGGAVLGIAAATGELQLHTLSDSQVTARPKQEGGRRLHPLCSVEVGAERLALSLDWSTGRMDSDVRLVCSDSAGCLSVLSLAEGALASLSHWKAHDFEAWISAFSYWDTQLVYSGGDDCKLRGWDLRAAPSRPTFTSKRHSMGVCSIHSSPHREHILATGSYDEQVLLWDGRNMQRPLGGTPAGGGVWRLKWHPTDPHLLLAACMHNDFHILHCQQALEGGGGASPVVASYTLHSSLAYGADWSRLTVEEAGPRSPVAAEPKESLAESGGHLRIQYESPTTSFDTSLEDDAGRYIPEGRAAPPVTTTAGAALHPNAGAPSASYVLASCSFYDHMLHVWRWDWTPDHTALKSDLC; from the exons ATGGCTTGGAGGTCCAAGACGCGCAACCTGCAGGTGGTCGACACGGAGCTGAGTGCCGACGCGGTGGAGTGGTGTCCCGTTCCGTCCAGCCACGGCGTCCTGGCCTGCGGCACCTACCAGCTCCAGACAGCG AAGAGCGGGGAGGACGATGCCCCGCCCAGCCGCACTGGTCGCTTGTACCTTTTTGAATTTCGGCGGGAGGGATCCGTGCACCCTCCTCTCACTGAGCTGCAGCGCATTGACACAGCAGCCATTTTAGATTTGAAATG GTGCCATGTTCCGTTCCCGGGGGGGGCCGTGCTGGGAATAGCCGCTGCCACCGgggagctgcagctgcacacGCTGTCAGACAGCCAG GTGACTGCACGCCCCAAGCAGGAAGGCGGCCGCAGGCTGCACCCTCTGTGCAGTGTGGAGGTGGGAGCTGAGCGGCTGGCTCTGTCCTTGGACTGGTCCACTGGAAGAATGGACAG TGATGTGCGGCTGGTGTGCAGTGACTCTGCAGGCTGCCTCAGTGTGCTGTCCTTGGCTGAAGGCGCTCTGGCGTCTCTGTCCCACTGGAAGGCCCATGACTTTGAGGCCTGGATATCAGCCTTCTCCTACTGGGACACTCAGCTGGTTTACTCTG GCGGTGACGATTGTAAACTCCGGGGCTGGGACCTGCGGGCTGCCCCCTCCCGCCCCACTTTCACCAGTAAAAG ACACTCTATGGGCGTGTGCAGTATACACAGCAGCCCCCACCGGGAGCACATCCTGGCTACAGGCAG CTATGACGAGCAGGTCCTGCTGTGGGACGGCAGGAACATGCAGCGGCCTCTCGGTGGGACTCCGGCGGGTGGAGGAGTGTGGAGGCTCAAGTGGCATCCGACCGATCCGCACCTGCTGCTGGCAGCCTGCATGCACAACGACTTCCACATCCTTCACTGCCAGCAGGCTCTAG AGGGCGGTGGAGGAGCGAGTCCGGTCGTAGCATCCTACACCCTCCACAGCTCCCTGGCGTACGGAGCCGACTGGTCCCGGCTGACTGTGGAGGAAGCGGGCCCCCGCTCCCCCGTGGCGGCAGAACCAAAGGAAAGCCTTGCTGAGAGCGGGGGTCACTTGAGGATTCAGTACGAGTCTCCCACTACCAGCTTTGACACTTCCCTGGAGGATGACGCAGGGCGATACATCCCAGAGGGCAGGGCAGCGCCCCCTGTCACCACCACTGCGGGCGCTGCCCTGCACCCGAATGCAGGCGCCCCATCGGCATCTTACGTGTTGGCGAGCTGCTCCTTCTACGACCACATGCTGCATGTGTGGCGCTGGGACTGGACTCCGGATCACACTGCACTGAAATCAGATCTCTGTTGA